A window of Drosophila sulfurigaster albostrigata strain 15112-1811.04 chromosome X, ASM2355843v2, whole genome shotgun sequence genomic DNA:
gtataaaaatgcctcttagaaaaaataaaaaaaaattgttaaactttTCTCAAAGTTGACTTAATAATCGAGGATTTGGTTATAATGAAAGTCGAGAGTTAACattgttaatatattattacatatacaaataatatatatttcttgaaaatttctATATTGCTTTTACTATTTTGTTATTACTTTTCACAATCCTGGAGCCTCGATAAACTTTCGAGTTCTtttcaatgcattttattttctctatctgcaactcttttctttttagttttctgGCTTTCTTCTATATCTGGACTTGAAATGAAGTTTAGCGTTATTTGTATGCTTTATCTGTCGGTTGCTTCTGGTTAAGTTGCCTTGCCACATCGCTTCCTCCGTCCACTGTTTGTGGCACTcgctgtgtctctgtgtgtacCCTTCttgttatatttctttttttttttctttcttggcAGTTTGGGGCATGTGCCACATTAAATATACGCGAAATTGCAAGTTTGTTTGCAATGCCACGCGACGGGGGCTTCCCCGCAACTCCACACACAACTCTTGGTCACCTCCCCCTCTGCCTCCGtgtccgtctccgtctccgccTTCGCATCCTCACATCACTCGTTGCTAAATAAAAGCAGGCGAAACTTATGCAGCTGCTATTTTTGGAGAAGCCGTAAAAAGGCTggcagagagggagagagatcCCCTCTGTAACATTTCTGCGAGTGGCGCAGATCTGTTGCATTTGCTTAGCTGCCACGACGAGGCAAATTTATCGCAGTTGCCTGCAACACGCATATTTCCAAGTTGAAGAAAGCCATAAGCGCGTGCCAAACAGAAGAAAATGCGCAaggcaaaatgcaaaaggcGAAAAGGGAAATGCGCTGCAGATGGGGCAATTGTCAATTGAGCGCTTGAATACGCCCCAGTCACACCTTtccactgtgtgtgtgtgcgtgtgtgtgtgtgtggcagcaacaacttcctgtacaacatcagcagcagcagcagcagctggtcCAATATTTAATCATCAACTATGGgttgaaaaatcgaaaatcgaaTTCGCCAACTATTTATAGACGGTGGCGGAAGCCATGTGTCGTACATGCTACAGCGTGTggcgtgtggcatgtggcatgccccCGTaaccaagcagcagcaattgctgctCGATTTTCCATAAGAGTTGACACTGTTTTTCCGCTTTTCATCACGGGGTTGTGATCCACTCTCTCTGGTTGGGAAACTGTTACATAAAACGCTGCATCATCAACACTTTGTGGCACCACAGCactcgcagtcgccgtcgccgtcgcagtcgctgcctgCCACTTCCTGCCCTTCGTTCGTTCCTTCGtttgttttattgcatttcgTTGGGTTGTGTGACATGATTTCGGAATTTCATTACATGCCCACGGAAGTGATTCCAAACGCTGCGGTCTGCAAACATCCGCTTGTCCTTGAGCTAGACAcgttgcatgccacagcagacacactcacacacgcacacttacaGCGAGACACTGATTGAGAGAGGCTCTTCCGCTGCACGTGTCGCGTTTACCTGGACAAAAGAGCTGCTTCCGGACCCAAGGATTTTTTGTGTTAGCTCGCATCTCTCGCATTGCTGATCGACCTCGCTTCCCGCCCTCCCCTTCCCACGCCTCGTTTGTGGCAAGAGGCAAGTGTTGTTGCAACGACGTTGTCTGCCTGTCCCATTTCTCATGTTGGCTTCtctattttcatttcgttggcGGGTCTTCACATAAATTCTTCACACTGGACATGGggctcttctctctctctcactttttcTCTGATCGCTGCGTGGGACGACAACGCTGCcaacgtcgctgtcgctgtcaacgtcaacgtcgacgccgctgtcgacgtcgacacGCGTTGAATTATGATTACAAGGAAAACAACACGGGAACCTATCAAAGCAACGCATAAATTTCAACACACAGACAACAGCCACACAGTTCCTTCTTCCCTCTTCCTCCTATCTCCTATCTCCTCCCTCTGTGCAACGTTGCGTCGTGGGTGGAAAGGCGCGAAAAGCGCGTGGAAAATGAACACACGCTGTTAaccaatgttgttgttattattatttttcctcGCCTTCAGTTATTGCTGTTGCGCCTTAAACAACATGGGGCAACCAAAATAGAAAGAGATTTGATTAGACGAGCTGAGAATCAATTGAATCCCGTTGAAATCACAAAGCTTTTGACAGCAAAACTTAAACTGCATAAGCTATCGATGATAAATCATTCTCGATTGTcttattttcattgaaaattaaaattagctTTGAAATATTCgaataaataaactgaaattctAATTTATAAAGAATGATTTGAAATTGAGTATTCAGAAATGCTTCAGAAATCAAGGCATTaatacacagagagaagaaAATCCAATTTGAAAAGTGATTGCAAaacttgatttaagatttaataataaaataacatcaTAAAATTAggttttcaaattgaaaaaatcgcctttaaaatcaagatttttattaaaaacattttttttaagatttaaatcTTGTTTCgagaatattttgttttagattGAAGAAAGGATtggaaattttgaattaaggATAAAATAGAATACTATAGAATACACATTTTGAAATCTTTTCCTTGCTTGAATTCACAGATATTACACTTCAaatgtaaagtaaatattttggaatatattAATCAtggctataaaaaaaactatattgaaatattataaagaatTGAAAACTGAATTTGACTGAATTAATGAAGAATTGAAATTGGGAACTCAAAAATCTTTTACAAAGCAACAGCTTAATagaataaaattctaaaatattttttaactgATTGCATTTAcagatatttaaattgaaattcaattatttttactataaTTCGTGATTTTCCCTAACAAGTTGTAATATCATTAAGGCACTTCAAAAATTCTCATAAAACGcaacaaatgcatttaattcgatgatttctaaaatatatttcaagacTTTAAATTGCACGTTTGTCGATCATAAATAAACACAGTTTGGGGAGCTACTAGAaaggtttttttgttgtggggAGAGTTCTATAAAATGTGATGTGCCAGTCCACTTTATGAAGTCGCTGGATCGTAAAACGTGTAAATAAATCCGTCAGAAGCGAACTTCAATCGTTGGAAAAGTCAAAAGCAAAGTGTGTTGAGGGGGGAATGAAGACACTAAAGATTGAAAGTTGTGTGCGGCCGCGTTGCATGCCTCATTTAAGTTGCGTCTTTCTTATATGCTGCTTTATATTATGACATTTAAGGGGGCTCTACATATggctctctccttctctctctctctcgctctatgtGAATGCTTAATGTTTTGTGCCGTCTTGGGAATGATTCCAATTGCTTTGGCAGCAAGCAAAACATCCAAGCAGTATCATTGTCAAGGACAGCAGCATATGCCGCGTCATCTCCCTCTTGAAAAAGATATTTCAAAAGATATTCTTGGGATACGAGTATCTgccaaaatgtttaaaactcTCCAAGGTCGCGTTTAGTTTTCGTTGAATTTTTCGGCATTTATTCGAggtatttagtttaaatagaAGTGGAATATCAAGggacattttaaatatatgtgtatgtacatatatcagaATTTGAGCTTGGAGAATTGTTATgatacaatttattatattacgaTATGATATGAGTGTGAGGTTTTCCCTAAAATGTCAACTagttaataaaactaaaatctaaacttatgatttatttatttttgtcgcTTGATATcgaatttccatttaaatgaTATTCTTAAATTCAACTGAGATTTTCAGATTTCatttatagatatttattCCAATACCAATTGAATCTCAATTTGAAGTGTAAAATATTCAGCGTATGTTGTAAGCGATTTAgatgatttatttttggtattgaTGCCATAAAAGTTTTGCCTGATTTTAGCCACCTAACAAGTGAATCGAGCCTTTTTTGctggtttgctttgctttggcttgcGGTTGCGGTTGCTTTATGGAGCGCGGTCAGATTGAACATGAACGGCAAAcgtaaatgaaaaaaaataacaacttgcgaaaaatattaataagaataataacgtgttgttgttgttgttgaatcCAGCGATGTATGCAAAACGCGTCGAGATTGTCAGGCGACAAGTCGACGTCACGGACGCACATGCGCCAAATATTTGGACGTTTCGTTCTACTTTGGCGCAGGCGCAGCTCATGTTGGGCCACCTCATTAATATGCAGGTGatgagcaagagagagagagagagagagcaaaagagcaagagagagatgCAATTCATTGGAAATCTTTGACTTTGGCGCAAAAAGGGACGCGCGTCTTTTGCCTCGAAGGAGTTTCTGTCTTTCGGGTAAAATGCAATAAGATGCCGCTGGCGATTGTCGGAGCTCCCATACATCAAAGTGTCGTGTTCTTGGCCCGTCCGTCGGGCCTTATAAATATGTACGAGTCGTCCAGGCCAATGCCATGCCACTGCATGCCACGTTTTAGGGCCCCTTGCTGCAGGTTGTTCAGCTCTCAGCTTTCTACGAGAAATCAAATAACACGCCACCAACATGCCGGGCATGCTAAGCAGCCAAGCAACCAAACAGCCAAGCGACTGACACTGCAACCTTTGGCAATGCAACGCGCTGCTGCAACGTGCCACGCAttcaaagcagcagcaacagcagcaacaacagcagctgcttggCGACGGGTTAAAGGTGCCTTCATGTCGAGGCCACGGTCGAGGCGTGTGAAAGTCGAAACTATCGCCCCAGTTAGGAGCTTCAACCACTGCCACCGCATTACTCGCTGTGAGAACGCAGCCACCGACAGCTGATGAATTTTATACTCTTTCCGGCCCGTCTTTGAATATGTTATTCCCTGAGATTATTGGTCGAGTTCCATACTCGTTCGGTTGTCAATAACTACCcacacaattattatttaatctCATTTTCAGACGATCTTAAATGAGtccactttattttaaatactctGTTTAAAGTTACGTAATACCTTGATCAATTTAATGCAGTGGTTATTATGGAAAAGCCAGCCATGTTGAACGCTGAACTCTGCTGTGTAATAAATTTCAGCCGCCCAGCtcttactttttaatttcctaTAATACAGTTAGTGGAACTGTCAGtataacaaaatttgcattatattttgatttaagctAGGCATTGATCGCTTTTCTAATTGCAGCCTTATTGCACGCTGAAATTGACTAAACTGTGTTGTGTTAAACTTGCAGCCTCCTAGCTCTTACTTTTTGAACTCTGATAATAAAGTTAGTGTATCTGTCAGTGTTTTGACTTAAACTTAGTTCTGATCGCTTTTCTTATTGCAGCCTTATAGTACCATGAAATTACGCTAACTATGCTGCCTACAAATGTCAGCCTCCTAGCTCTTACTTTTTAAACTGTACTTTGCTAGTTCAAATAGTAAATAAGTCATTCAACAtaaagtatattatattttttgatttcaacttTACTTTAATCGGTAAATgagaatatttatatgaatatttttaagacCTGTTACAAAATTGAATATCTAACAGTATTAagattttaattcaatattcaGTAGTAATAAAGTATGGAACTCACCTTGATCCAGTCGACGCTCCATGCGACGCCATTGGCGCATGTGATGGATGAGAATGCAGGCGGCGACCGAGAAGAAGAGCAGACAGGCGAGCACCGCTATGAAGAGGGCAGCGGTCTGCCAGTCGAGCGGTAAAGCGGCGGCAGCCTCCTCatgcagttgctgcagctgttcgTGCGACAAATGCTGCAGCGGCGATGCCTGATCGAAATGCTCATACTCCGAGGACTTTCGGCGCTGCAAAAGCGAAGGAGACGAAAGAGAGATTAATTGGAATATTGGGTTGAGGAGAAAGAGTTGCAATTGAGACGCACCTCTTTCCAGTTGCGCTCCGTCTTGGCGAGCACAACCCAATCGAGTTTCAGGTCGTAGATGGAACCACAAACGGTATCGATGTGCAGCTGGCAGGGACGCAATGGAATCATCTCGCCCTGGCAGCTGGTGCATGGCGTGCACCTATCATGCTGCTGATCCCACCAATGTTGTGGCGCACAAGGCGAGGCCGGCAACATGAATGTCGCTCCACTTGAAGCGGCAGCAActgagttgctgttgtcgctattattgttgctgttgctattgctgttgctgttgctgttgctattgctgttggtGGTAATGGCGCCCGTCTCAGATGCGGAAGCGCACAAGGAACATGTTGTGGTTAGAAGCAGCAGCGCCAAATAGGCGCCAGTTCTGCTCAGATTTGGGTAACTATATCTCctagatgttgttgttgttcttagtgttgtttctgctgttgttgttcttcttgttctaGCTCgcgttgtggttgctgttgtgctgctgttgctgctgctgctgctgcgctgccgcCTTCGACGACGTTtgtgaaaatttgttgttcttgttgttctatTCATTATAGCTAATGttaagttgttgctgttgctgttgctacttcTACTCGTTGTTTTGTTCGTtcttgttactgttgttgctgctgctgcgcctgGCTGCATTGCTGCTGCAAAGAAGCAAGAAATcatataaatgaattaataaaatatacttaaaacgAACTAAATGCATTAAAGCAATCATccattaaataatatgaaatttagaatttaaaatgtatgtcaacaaattaaaacaatattacaactttcattaattttatcaaagtaatacaaatgaattgtactttaaacataacaagtaagaaagctacagtcgagtgtacttgACAAATGCAATACAGtgttgtattaattttaaaatatcccaaaaaatactaaatatatatatcaaatgctatatttggtatactgataTTGTACTTCAAACAAAATAGAgtgccaaatataccagattgtcagccaaggcaactaaaacccaaaatgcattcaaatgaATTGAACAAAAACGGATTCAATacataacaagtaagaaagctacagtcgagtgtactcgactgtgagatacccgctacccattttgagtaaaagcaatatatttttgcggtattattctcaaaatataccaaatatactacaaaaatattaaaaatgtaccatatttttatctgatcgcaaccaaattttcaggaatcataactactatagttgttattttatataccaaaatccgtaactctagctttaaaattatgcttgttattcgattttgatttggttttcgggggcggaagggggcgtggcaaaaatttgaaacaaacttgatctgcgtgcaaacataacaaatgctatcgaaaaaaattataactctatctcttatagtctctgagatctaggtgttcatacggacagacagacagacggacatggctagatcgtctcggctgttgacgctgatcaagaatatatatactttatagggtcggagatgcctccttctacctgttacatacatttcctgccggcacaaagttataatacccttctaccctatgggtagcgggtataaaaagagttgtgcataaaataaataaaggattattttatttatgagcaGCAGCACTTTAAAAAAACGTTCgtcaagtaaataaaaaagagagaaaaataatttcaaatttatttgcatatttaactcaattaatatttaccaatatatgtatttataagtTGTCCatatataaactaaatttactctttttttttttgcgaattCTTGCGCttttcatttggcattttccCAGGCGCAGCTTGGCGAGTTTTTCACACATTCATCAGGGAAATCTCTAGGGAATCTCGGCGCTTGTGTTTCTCAGTTTCATTGAAATAGAGTTTCAAACTAATGGAAAATGGCAGCACAGCAGGCAGCGACAAGCTCAACGAGCTACCAGAGAGcgaggagaaagagagatcgggagagagggagagtgaaaAGCGAATGCATTATCGCCCATAAAAACGCGCGCAAAGGCAAACTAATAAACCGACAGACCGGCAGCCAATGATGTTCATAATGATGATAATGCgacgccatcatcatcatcattacgatgatcatcatcattaactaacagccacagcagcagcagcagcatgatCATAAATGCGTACAGTTTGCAATCAACTTTAATGTCAACGGGGTGCTTAGACAATTCGCACACTCCCCaatctctcctctctcttcctctcaagcactcccactctctctctctccgctctctctctctttactcTGCTCGGTTCATTGCTTCGACTGCAGTCGCGATTCCTTTGCAACAACATCGAAACTATTATAAATGacatacaattattatttatgcagcGACTGTCAGTCAATGGAGTAAGCATAAGAGTGGAGGAGGgtgaagaggaagaggagctATAGCTTCATAGCTTCACTTCCGTTGTTTGCTGGGTAAGGCCAAGGGAAGCTAATCAAACCCAAGCACACCTCGTTAAAAGGCGCAACTCTAAAGAGTTCAAACTCAAGTCTGACTTTTGCATTTAGCAATCGAATGGCAATCGAAGAAATGTGCCAACATAAATAGATGCCAAAGTTCCTATAtgtagaaatatataaatagaaattcaaGAACTTCTTATCAATAAGATTTAGAAATGAGGAAAATCAAATTCCAAGACTGAATATATTTAGCAATCGAATGACATATTTTTAGCAATGAATTGCTGAAATGAATTAACAGAAATAgatttcaaatcaaaaaaatgcTTCTTATCGCCGCAAAGTTGATACAGAAAtgtaaaaatagaaattcaagaacttataaaatgaatgaatttattaaaaaaatattaaatacggAACATTTAtcgaaaagtgttttttttttcttaacaCTAAATTCATCTCCGCAATTTGtgcttaaattgaatattgctaaacttgaaaataattttaaaatcgatAACATTATAGAAGCTGGCTTTACatcaaaatgttgtttatattattcacATGCAAATGTATTATAGATTTCTAAACTATGCCATTATCAGAGAAACTAATGAAAAGTGACTGCATGAAACCCGCAgcgaaatagaaaaaaaaacaaaaattgggATAGGGAAGAGCGAATTTTATGGGCGGTGGTTAAGCGGGCTTATGTTTGGGGTTTGGGGTTCGGGCTTTAGGCTTTGGGTTTAGCAACCACACATCGagcaatgacaacagcaacattgaGACGAAAGCATAAAACGAAgcgaaacaaaacgaaacgaaacgaaacgacaCGAATATAATggaaacagcaacaggaagaagatatatttaattaaaatcaaccaTTACTCGCCGCTTGGCCACCGGCACCGTAAACCGAACCGAAGCAACCGACAAGCGACCAGCGACAAGTTGTGGACAGTGCTCAATGATCAGTGAGGGGGCCGCGGGGCGAGGGAGGGAGAAGAGGAAGCAGAGGGAATAGGGAAGCGCGCTCACTTGCAAAGGGTCATGAGTATGCAGATACTTTTGTAGTTATGCGAGCTTATGCTGTGGATAACAAGTGAAAAGAGTGAGACAGAGTGATGAAGataaaaagagagaggaagagagagagagagagagagggggcaACGATCGATCGAGATAATAAAGTgctgcaaaaacaaatcaatcaattgaatGAAAAGGCGACTGCAGATCGTCGCAGCAAAGTGATCAAAGTGAAACCGATGTGTTGCTTGGGTAGAGGGACGGGGAGCGGGGGGATAGGATCAGGGGCATTGCCTCATTAGGTGCACTTTTGAACCAACCAGctcaacaaattcaatttctaatgAATTTCATATCGGAAATTGACCTGTAAAAGGCATTGGCACTTCCTATCCGCCTCAAATTGATTCACTACAATTGTATCTTCACTACAAGTATCTATTTGTTTGGCCCTAATCCGCAACCGGTTGCCACGCCCAGCGACTATTAAAAACGCATTTCAAACGTTAATTGAATGATGATTAACTTATAACGTCAAGTGGTTCCGGTCtacgtttgttttgttgtcccTTTCTATCTTTCTATCGATGTGTATTCAACAAATGGCCAGAAATGTATCTATAAGATAGAAGTCGTATATATCGCTTTGATGTTTGACCAACTTAACAAATGCGCCAATTTGCGTCGTCTTCATTATTTATTGGCCCCGCGCCATGCCTCTCAtccgctctctccctctttctctcattCTTTCTCCTTTCTGTCAGTTGGTCAATCAGCCGCCATGTCGCAACAATTAACAGCAGAAATATCAAAAACATAGCACACATAAATCACATCTGTCGGCGTCCCACTTGACGTGACTTTATCTCCGATTTCTATAAAtccaaagcaaaaaacaatcTACCACTTAACGTGGCGAAGCGAAGAATCCAAATCTTGAAATTTAAGCACTTATAATGATAGCTGATAATGTAAgacatttctatttttttgttagaaATGATGatataattaaacattaaattaagcacaaatatttgtataaaagaTATTAATCAACTTCACAAATTATGATATCACTATGTTACTTTGACaagaatttatattatgttcagttcaataaaattgcCAATTCAAACATATTCTTAACAATTTCTATCGATAAGATTATGctatgattttttatttgttatagtAAAGTATTTGCACATTatattattagaaaaatatgctgaaccataaaaaaattataattttgtataatagtAAAATGTTTCTATAATACTCAAGATATTctaaacatattattattttaatcaaataattatGCACCAATAATTATatgatattttctttaaagtcaaatatttcgattatgttaaatacatatatgctcaataaatacttttattctGACATCaagtaattataatattgagtaattaaaatttatttaaaaaaatcttttgtGTGATGAAAAAAACTCCTATTTAttacgggtcttagttgcatTTTCTGACAAtctgatttattttgtacgatttgatatatttttaatataatacaatatcaatataccgaatatagactttgatatatttttaatactttgtCGTagattaatttggtatattttaagtataataccgcgctgtttttgcttttattcaaaatgggtaacgggtttCTCACAGtagagcacactcgactgtagctttggTATTTGTTTGTACTAAAATGTATCCAACTTTAGTAtatctttttatttgcttcaTAAACTATACACATAATTGCATATATTAATTTCTTGCCACTTTCATGTTCTTATTTGGTGCTGGCAACAAGCCTAACTACTTAGCAATGTCCCTGACCTGGCACTacgctctctatctctctctctctctctctctctctctctagatGTGGCAGTCTCTTGCAAATTGCTCCTGATCTTGGCCAGCAAATTCAAAGTGAATAATCAGCatcagcaagaagaagaaac
This region includes:
- the LOC133848046 gene encoding tumor necrosis factor receptor superfamily member wengen, yielding MQPGAAAATTVTRTNKTTSRSSNSNSNNLTLAIMNRTTRTTNFHKRRRRRQRSSSSSNSSTTATTTRARTRRTTTAETTLRTTTTSRRYSYPNLSRTGAYLALLLLTTTCSLCASASETGAITTNSNSNSNSNSNSNSNNNSDNSNSVAAASSGATFMLPASPCAPQHWWDQQHDRCTPCTSCQGEMIPLRPCQLHIDTVCGSIYDLKLDWVVLAKTERNWKERRKSSEYEHFDQASPLQHLSHEQLQQLHEEAAAALPLDWQTAALFIAVLACLLFFSVAACILIHHMRQWRRMERRLDQDVEELSTKLMAKLAEVQSLDGGTFFIGNADALRGLPASAVTAASAAASAAQSGIFQPQHVLLPVKKHAKHQERRILKTLQPGNVYIEENNAVGIGLMPNFKG